In the Streptomyces coeruleoprunus genome, GGCACCGCGAAGCCGAGCACAGGGCCCTCCGCCTCGCCCGGCCAGACCGGTGGACAGGGACGGGCGAAGCCACCCGCGCAGGGCGTGACCGGTGCGAGCGGGGACGGCGGGGCAGGCGGTACGGGCGGCCTCGGCGGATCGGACGGGTCGGGCGGCTCCGTCGCCACGGGGGGATCGGTTGCGGGCTCCGGTCCGGGTTCCGGTTCCGGCTCGGCGTCCGGCTCCGGATCGAGTTCCGGTTCGGGATCGGCATCGGGTTCGGGATCGGGTTCCGGCTCCGCCTCCACCTCCGGCGGCTCGTCGGGCGGAGGCGCCACCACGGCACCCCCGTCCAGCGGCAGCAACCGCTACCGCAACGGCGGCAACAGCGCCTGCCTGACCACCGTCTACAGCGCCGCGTCCACCGGGAACTGCGCCGACTCCACCGCCTCATGGACCATCAGCCCCTCGTCGAGCGGCGGCTTCCGGCTCGTCAACGAGCAGAACGGCGGCTGCCTGAGCGCCAACATGCTGGGCCAGGCCACCTTCGTCGAGATCTGTGACAACAACGCGGCACGGCTGTGGCGCAAGAGCTCGGACGGCACGCTGAGAAGCGTCTCCAACGGAGGCTGCCTGGACCTGGCGTACGGCGGGGGCGTGGCCACGCTGACGTGCGAGTCCGGCAAGGCGTCCCAGCGCTGGGCCCGGATATAGCGGGCTTCCCGGCCGGCTGTGCCGGGTCAGCTCTTCGTGGTGCCCCAGTGGTCTTCGGCGTACCGGGCGAGTACGTGCCGAGTGGTGCCGCCGGTGTGGAGGAAGCGCTCGTCGAGGGTGACCGCCAGATCGCGCAGGGACGCCCGCAGGAGGTCCCTGGCCAGCACCGTGTCCGCGTCGGCGTCGGGCGGGATGCGGTCGGCGACGGACGCGATGTACACGATGTTCGCGGCGAGTGAGGTGTTCTCGTCGCCGTCGTGGAAGTAGTAGGACTCGGCGTACTGCCGGAAGTCCACGCAGACGTGCGCAAGATCGGCGGCGAGGCCCTGCAGCGCGGCGCACGCTCCGGGGGTGGGCGGCCGCTGGTCGTGCAGCCCGGCCCGGCGGAGCTGGGCGATGCGCAGGGCGACGGTCCGGCGGCGGGCCAGCGCGGGGTAGATGCCCAGGACCCAGCTCACCGTGGCCGTCAGCAGGGCGAACCCCACCACCGACTCCAGCGGCCCGATGATCCGCAACCAGCCCTCCGCCGGCGCGATGTCACCGAGACCCAGCGTGGCCATGGTGACGATCGAGATGTAGAGGGCGTCCAGGAACCCCGTATGCCGCTCCGGTTCGAGCCCCGCGGCGAACGAGAACGCGTCCGGCATGTGGGGCCAGTACAGCAGTGCCCAGCCGGTGATGACGGTGGCCGCCCACAGGGCCACGACGACGACCATGCCGATGGGGCCCGCCAGTCCGACCGCCCGCCGCCGGCCGAAGCGCGCCGAGAGGACCCATGCGACGGTCATGACACGCCGGCTCAGTCCTCCGTGGCGGGTGGGGTGCCACAGCGTGTGGAAGACGTCCCGGAGCGCCAGCATCGCCAGTGCGGCACCGCCCAGCGTCATCAGCCACTTCGCCACTGCTCGTCCTCCGGCGTCGCCGTACGAGGGGAGGGTCGGACCGCCGTCGTCGTGCGCCATCGACCACGGCCGCCGGGCACCAGCCTAGGGAGTCACGACGGTCTCGCGGCGCCCCACGAGGTTCGGCCGGGCGTGTCGAAGGCGCGCACGCGGTGTCGGGGAGGGATGTATGTGGGGGACACGCCCGAGGGATGCCCAGCGGGCGGCGAACGACCGGGCGGACGAGGCGGCGAGCGACCGGGGCGAGCACACCCTGACGACGGGCGGCGCCCCCGGGCCGGGGTGCCGCCCGCCTCCCTTCTTGCGATGAGCGCCCGCGCTGCTCAGCCCTTGGTGGAGGCCGTGGACGGCTTGTCGCCCGCGCCGTCGACCGCCGCCTTGGTGAGGACCGCGGAGATGCCGACCACCGTTCCGGCCGGGCCCGCCTCGCCGGTTTCGGTGAGGACCGTACGTTCCCCGAGGAACGCGTAGGTCGTCCGGTCGAAGATCCACTGCGTCTGCCGCCCATGGGCCGTACGGGCGACGGCGACGCCCTCGCGGCCCGCGGCGTCGGTGGCCGCGGGGATCACGGTGACCCCGGGGATCCGCGCGGCGGCCTTGTACAGCGCGGCGCAGACCCGCGGGGGCGCCCAGGTCTCCGCCACCAGGTCGCCGATCGCCGTGAACGCGCGCTGGTCCGCGTCGGGGGACGGGGTGCGGCCGGCGTCGCCGCGCGTCTCCGACCGGATCAGCCGCAGCAGGGCGTCGGGGTCCGTCGGCAGTGACGCGACGTACCGGTGCGTCGGGTAGGCGAGGGACCCGCCCCCGGAGTCGGGGACGCTCAGCGGCATGTCGGGCGCTCCCCCCTCGCGGAGCAGGCCGGGGCGGCTGCCGTCGACCGAGAGCCACACCTGCCGCGTGTGGACGGCAGCCATGGTGACGGGTCCGCCCGCGGCGCTCTGCGCCCCGTACGCGACCCTGCTCTCGATGTAGACGAACTGTTCGGAGCGGACGGCCGGTCGGGGGTCCTTCGCGGCCGCGAGAGCGATCCGGTTCAGGAGCCGGGTCGCCTCGGGAGCGCCGCCCTCGACGGGGGTCGTGGGCCCGGGGGCGTCCCGCAGGTCCACGGCCACGGCTCCGCCGATCGCCAGAGCGCAGGCCACCGCCGGTGCCATGTACCGGATCAGGCGCGGGCGTACGGCCCGGGGCACGCGAGTTCGCGGCGGCTCCGCGGCGGCGGCCTCCCGCAGCAGGGCCTCCTTCAGCCGCCGCGCACGGTCGGGGGGCAGGTCGGGAACGGGCGGCGGGGGCAGCAGGCCGGTGAGGCCGGGGCGTTCGGCCTCCTCGTCGCGGAGCGTACGGCGCCGCGGGGTGATGTTCATCCTTGGTCCTCCTGGGGCGACGAGGACCGGACCGCGGTGAAGCGGCCCGGTGCCGACGCGTCGGCGGCGGCGAAGTGTGCGGGGCTCGCGGCGCGGTGCGCGGGCGGAGGTACGGCCCGTGCGCGGCCCGTCCTCGAGCGCTCGGCGCGGGATTCGGCGTCGGCGAGCGCGCGCAGGCGGGTACGGGCACGGGACAGGCGCGACCGGACGGTGCCGACCGGCACGCCCAGGGCCTCGGCGGCGGCCGCGTAGTCCAGGCCGGCCCACACCACCAGGGTGAAGACCTCCTGGTCGCGGCGGCGCAGCCGGGCGAGCGCCCGGTGCGCCACGCGCAGCTGTTCGGCGTCCGCGAGGTGCGCGACGAGGTCGTCGACGAAGTCGGGGACCGAGCCGCGTTCGGGGAGGCGGGCGAGCGCGACATCGCGGCGACGGCGGGCGCGCGCGGTGCGGCGCATGACGTTGGTGGCGATGCCCAGCAGCCACGGGCGCAGTCCGTCCCCTTCCGGGCGCAGCCTCTCCCGGCTGCGCCAGGCCTCCAGGAAGGTCGCCGACACGACGTCCTCGGCCTCCGCCCAGTCGCCCGTCACGCGCAGGGCATAGCGGTACACCACCCGGGCGTGCTCGTCGTACAGCTCTCCCAGGGCGTCCCGGTCGCCGCTGCGCAGGCGATTCCTCATGAGTGATTCCACACTCCGTACTGCCGCTTCCGTTGCGCCGGTTCCGGTGACGCGCGCCACACACGCCCCGGGCCGGGCCCGCGACTTGACGGGGTGTGACCTGTCTCACGGGAACGCCCGCGGCTCGCGGTGCAGTGCAGGGCATGAACACTGCTTCCGTATCCCGCAGGAACATCCTGCGGACCCTGACCCTCGCCGTCGCCGTGGCCGGCGGCATGACGCCCGGGCCGGACGCCACCGCCTCCGCCGCGCCCCTGGATCCGGAGCCGGGGACGTACCTCCTCACGATCAGGCACCTCGACCGCACCGGCCGGCCGACGGACGCCTACCGCACCACCGTCACCGGTGTCTCCGGGCCGGGAGCCGACCAGGTCGCGCAGCCGCACGACGCCTCCGGCACCGTCACCGTCCGGCTGCCCGAAGGCCGCTACATGCTGGAGAGTTCACTGACCGCCGGTGGCGGCGACGGCGGTACGGACTGGATCGTCCAGCCGCGCCTCGACCTCGACCGCGACACCACCGTCACCGTCGACGCGCGCACCACCGCCCCCGTCGACGTGCGCCCGCCCGCCTCCTCCGCCGACTTCCTGCACGCCGGGATGTTCGTGGAGGTCACGCACGGCGACGCCGTCCGCCTCGCCAACCTGATCACGTCCACGCCGCACCTCCGCGTCGCCCACCTGGGCCCCGACGCCGAACCGGGCTCGGTGCGCCAGTGGTACGACGCGTACTGGACCACCGCGACCACCGGCTACGCGCTCGGCTACACCTTCACCGGCACCCGCGCCCTCACCGGACTGACCCGGCGGCCCTCCCCGCAGGACCTGGCCACGGTGCGGATCCGCGGCGCCGCCCGCCCGGGCACCACGGGGACCGCGTCCGTCGACCTCCAGCCGAGCGCCGGACCCACCGTCGGTGTCTCCCGTACCCTGGCGACCCCCGGCGCCGCGACCTACCTCGTGACACCCGGCCGCGGCACCTGGGACCTCACCTTCACGGTCCCGGGAGCACCCGGCGCGGCGGACAACCGCTACACGGCCGACGGCGTCGCCGTACGGGCGGGCGGCACGACCACGCACACCTTCGACAACGCCGTCTTCGGCCCCGAACTGACCGCTCGCCACGGCGTCGTACGGGACGGCGACACCCTCACCGTCGACGTCCCGCTGCTCGCCGACGGCGACGGCCACGTGCCGTCGTCCCCGCCGTACGACACGGCCTCGACGACCCTGTACCGCGACGGCGTGCGCGTCGCGACGCGGTCCGGCATGCCCGGGCACGCCGAGTTCGCCGTGCCGCCCGGACGCGCGGCGTACCGGCTCACCAGCACTGTGACCCGGCAGGGCGCGCCCGGCACGGCGACGCGTGTGACCGCGTCGTGGACCTTCACGTCGGCCACGACGACCGGTCCGACGCCGGTGCCGGTGAGCGTCGTACGGTTCTCGCCCCCGCTCGGGCCGACCGGCACCGCCGTCGCCGACACGGTGTTCCGCGTCCCCGTGACCGTGCGCGGCGCCGCCGCGGACGGCCGCACGCACGCGCTGTCGGTCTCCGTGTCGACGGACGGCGGCGTCTCGTGGACCCGGCTCCCGGTCGAGCGCGGTGCCGTCACGATCCGCAACCCGCGTGCGGGAACCGGCGTTTCCCTGCGTGCCGACCTCACGGACGTCGCCGGGAACACGCTCACGCAGACCGTCGTCGACGCCTACCACACGCGGTGAGCGCGCGCCGGGCGTCAGCAGCCGGGGCGGCGGGCGTGGGCCGGGTCGAGGGCGTTGAGCACCAGCCGGGCGGCCACCGGGTCGTAGCTGATGGTCGTGTGGTCGCTGCGGTTCGTCAGGCAGTAGGTCTGCACGGTGTGGTTGGTGACGTGTGCCGACGGAGGCAGGTACGACGAGGTGAAGGGGGTGACCACCTGGTCGTGGACCGTGGTGACGACCGTGTGGTCGACGGCCGGGTGGGCCATTTCGCCGGAGTTGAGGTCGCGCAGGAAGTCCGAGGCGACGATCTGCTGCTCGCAGGCGCGGCAGGAGGCGCCGAACAGGTCGTCGGCGCCGGGGACGGCACGCGCGAGGAGGCCCATGCCCTGGAGGGTGGTGCCGTGGTGGGGCGAGGTCAGGGAGACCAGCCGGTGCACCTTCGCCGCGCCGCCCAGCCGGTCGATGTAGTAGCGCGGCATCAAGCCGCCCTGGGAGTGGCCGACCAGGTCCACCTCGGCGGCCCCGGTCGCGGCGCGCACGCGGTCGACGAAGGAGGCGAGCTGCCCGGCGGAGGCGACGATGTCGCCGGTGCCCTGCAGCGGGGCGCCTTCCGCGCCACCGTGGTTGAGCGCGTAGACGCAGTACCCCGCCTCCTTCAGGCGCGGCGCGAGCCCGGCCCAGTTGGCATAGCGGTTCTCGAACGTGCCGTGCACGAGGACGACCGGGTGGGGATGTGCCGCGCCGGGACGGCAGGACCAGTCGTTGGCGCCGGCGGGGACGGCGGTCGGATGCGTCAGCGAGTACCGGAACGCGGACACGAAGTCGGTCTGCACGGGCCCCGTCTGCTCGGTGGTGCCGGCCGCGGCCGTCTCCGGTGACGCGGACGCGCGGTCGGCGGTCAGGGAGGAGAGGCCCAGGCCGAGCGCCGCCGCCAGGCCCGTGGCGGCGGCGGCCAGCCGGCGCCGGTGCCTCGCGTGTCCGCGGCCGCGCCGCCCGTGCGCCGCCGTCGTCGTCCCGTTGCTGAGCATGACCGGTTCCCCTTCGTCATGGGCTCCTCCAGCGCGTGCCGCCGGGCGGCGTACGGGAGTTACCGATTGGTAGCTTGGCTTCGGGCACCACGGTGGTCGCCGGGGTCCGCGCCTCACCAGCGCTGCCGCGACGACCCGGGGAAAGGTGTCATCTGCATGACACTTCTGGGGTGCGGCGGCGCAACCCGGTGACCGGCCGGGGCAAGCTGGCGGGCGTGCAGAAAGACACCGCCCCGACACCGACGGCCGCGCTGCCGGCCGCCTCGACGCAGACCGCCGCCATGCGGACCGCCGCCATGCCGGCGCGTGACCCCGTGCTGGCCCGCGGACCCTGGCACGAGCTGCCCCCGGCGCTCGCGGTCGTGTTGCGGCCCCGTATCGACGAGATCGCCGCGGACATGGTCGACGTCATCCGGGAGGAGGTGCTCACCTACCGCCGGCCGCTCGACTCCGCGCTGGGCCGGGACCTGACGGCGGCGGTACGGCGGGCCGTCGGCCAGTTCGTGGAGCTGACCGAGGACCCGCACAGCCCGCAGGACCACCACGTGCACCACTTCCGCCGGCTGGGCCGCCTGGAGTTCCTCAACGGCCGCACCACCGACTCCCTCCAGGCGGCGTTCCGCGTGGGTGCGCGCATCGGCGGACGGCGCTACGCGGAGATCGCGCACTCCGCCGCGCTGCCGCCGGAGGTGGTGGTGCCGCTGCACGAGGCGGTGCTGACCCATATCGACGCCCTGTCCAACGAGTCGGTGAAGGGCTTCGCCGCGGCGCGGGCGGCGGCGGAGGGCGGCCTGGAACGCAGCCGCCGGGCGCTCGCCGAATGCCTGGTGGACCAGCGGCGCGCGGTGCGGCGGGAGGCGGTGGAGGCCCTTGCCGCGCAGGCCGGCTGGCCGCTGCCGTCGGCGGTCGCCTGCCTGCTCGTGCACCGGGGCGCGGGCGGGCGGCTGCGCGCGCTCGGGCGGGACGTCCGGTTCCTCGCGCTGCCGCGGGGAGCCGATCTGGTGCTCGTCGTACCGGACCCGGAGAGCGAGGGACTGGTGGAGTCGCTGCGGGCGGCCGTGCGGGGGCGTACGGCGGTGCTCGGCCCCACGGTGCCGCCGCGCGACGCGTGGGTGTCGCTCCACTGCGCGCGGCTGGTGCTCGCGGGCCGGAATCCGGCCATGAACCAGGAAACGGGAGACGGGTCCGGAGAGTTCGTCAGGGCCGGTGACGCGCTGGTGGAGGCGCACCTGCGGCAGGGGATCCACATCGGGCGGCTGCTCGGCGACCGTACGCTCGGGGCCCTCCGGGACCTGCCGGCGGGGCGGGCGGCGCGGCTGGCGGAGACGCTGGACGCGCTGCTGATGTCATGGGGCCGTACGGCTCCGGAGGTGGCGCGGACCCTGGGGATCCACCCGCAGACAGCACGGAAGCGACTGCGGCGGCTGGAGGAGCTGTTCGGGGCTCGGCTCGGCGACCCGGCGTTCCGCTTCGAGGCGCTGCTGGCCCTGCGGACCCTGGCGTTGCGGGAGGGGAGCTCCGCGCCGGGGCCGTCCCGTGACGGAGCGGCCGTGGCGAACAGGGCGGTACGGAAGAGGGCCGTATAAGGGCGCGCCCCGCCTGCGGCCGTCGGCGGCAGGCGGGGCGGCGGAACCGTTCGGTCCGGTCGGATCAGACCGCCGGGGCCGGGTAGGTCGGGTACTCCACCCCGGAGACGTGCTGGACGACCCGGATGACCTGGCACGAGTAGCCGAACTCGTTGTCGTACCAGAGGTAGAGGATCGCGTTGTCGCCGTCGACCTTGGTGGCGCCGGCGTCCACGATGGAGGCGTGGCGCGAGCCGACGAAGTCCATCGAGACGGCGTCGGGGGCCGTCGTGAAGTCGATCTGGCGCTTCAGTGGCGAGTGCAGCGAGACGTCGCGGAGGTACTCGAGGACCTCCTCGCGGGTGGTCTCGCGGCCCAGGCGCAGGCTCAGGATCGCGATCGAGACGTCCGGGACGGGGACGCGGATCGAGCTGCCGGTGATCGGCGCCTTCAGCTCGGGCAGCGCCTTGGCCACGGCGGAGGCGGCACCCGTCTCCGTGATGACCATGTTCAGCGGCGCGGAACGACCGCGGCGGTCCGCCTTGTGGTAATTGTCCAGCAGGTTCTGGTCGTTCGTGAACGAGTGGACGGTCTCCACGTGACCGCGCAGCACGCCGAACTCGTCGTCCATCGCCTTCAGCGGCGGCACGATCGCGTTCGTGGTGCAGGACGCGCAGGACAGGACGCGCTCGTCCGGCTTGATCGTGTCGTGGTTGACGCCGTGCACGATGTTGGGCACGTCGCCCTTGCCGGGCGCGGTCAGCACGACCTTGTCGATGCCGGGGCGCAGGTGCTTCGACAGGCCCTCGCGGTCGCGCCACTTGCCGGTGTTGTCGATGAGGATGGCGTCGTTGATGCCGTACGCCGTGTAGTCGACCTCGGACGGGTCGTTGGCGTAGATCACCTTGATCGTGTTGCCGTTGGCGACGATCGTGCCGTTGGCCTCGTCGACCGTGATGGTGCCCTGGAACTGGCCGTGGATGGAGTCACGGCGCAGCAGCGAGGCGCGCTTCACCAGGTCCTGCTCGCCACCGCCGCGCACGACGATGGCACGCAGGCGCAGGCCGTTGCCGGAGCCGGCCTTCTCGATCAGCAGGCGGGCGACGAGCCGGCCGATGCGGCCGAAGCCGTAGAGGACGACGTCGCGCGGCGCGGAGCGCTCGACCTTGTTCGCCCCCGTGGCACCGGCGACGGCCCCGGCCGTGAACTCCTGGACCGAGAGGCCCCGGTCGTCGGTCTTGTACGTCGCGGCGAGCATGCCGATGTCGATCTGGGAGGGGCCGAGATCGAGCGTCGTCAGAGCCTGGAGGAACGGCATCGTCTCGGTGACCGAGAGTTCCTCGCCGGCGATCTGCCGGGCGAATCGGTGGGTCTTGAGGATGCTGACCACCGACTTGTTCACCAGGGAGCGGCTGTGCAGCAGGATCGTCACGTCCCGCTCGCGGTGCAGCTTCCCGATGATCGGGATCATCGACTCCGCGATCTCCTCGCGGGTTTTCCAGTTGGTGAACGAGTCGTCGTTGACAGTCACAGGTTTATCTTTCGAGCTAGGCGGCGCTCATATGCTAACCCCACGCCAGTTCGATCATTCAAGGGGTGCCCGCCAGAGCGCGACGGCGGTCCGCCCCCACCCCTCGTACGGGCCCCGGACCGGGGTTAGGCTCCTGATGATCATCGCCACCGCAGAGGGGGACTCATGAGCACGAACGGGACCGTCAGCGCAGTCAGCAGCAACGGTGAGTACACGTTCACCAAGCCGAACCGGGACAGCGTCACCCTGCTCGCCGGACTGGGTGTCCAGGGCGACGTCCACGCCGGCGTGACGGTCAAGCACCGCTCGCGCATCGCCCAGGACCCCACCCAGCCCAACCTGCGCCAGGTGCACCTCATCCACGAGGAACTCTTCGCCGAGGTCGCCGCCGCGGGGTTCACGGTGGCGCCCGGCCAGCTCGGCGAGAACATCACCACGCGCGGCATCGACCTGCTCGGCCTGCCCGTCGGCGCGCTGCTGCGCATCGGCGACGACGCCGTGGTGGAGGTGACCGGCCTGCGCAACCCCTGCGTGCAGATCGACGCCTTCCAGGACGGGCTGCTCAAGCAGGTCGTCGGCCGCGACGAGGACGGCGGGATCGTGCGCAAGGCCGGGATCATGGGCATCGTCCGCGAGGGCGGCCTCGTGCGTCCCGGCGACGCGATCGAGGTGGAACTCCCGGAGGGTCCGCACCGCCCGCTGGACCGCGTCTGACGGCCCTCTCCACCAGGGGCCGTCAGGTCGGCGGCGCCACCGGGTGCCGTCACATCGCCGTCGCCGGCAGCTCCGGTCGTACGGGCGGGCGCCCGGCCGCCTTCGGCAGGGCCAGGACCATGGTGAGGCCGCCGCCCGGGGTGTCCTCGGCGGTCAGCGTGCCGCCGATCGCCTCGGCGAAGCCGCGGGCGACCGCCAGGCCGAGGCCCACACCGGCGCCGCGGGGGGCGTCGCCGTGGCGCTGGAAGGGCGCGAACACCGACTCCTTCGCCTCGTCGGGGATGCCGGGCCCCCGGTCCACGACCCGCAGCTCGACCCGGTCGCCCAGCGTGCTCGCCGCGACGAGCACGGGCGTGCCGGGCGGGCTGTACTTGACGGCGTTCTCGACCACGTTGGCGACCGCCCGCTCCAGCAGCCCCCGGTCGACGTGCACCATGGGCAGCGTCTCGGGGATGTCCAGCTCCACACTGCCCTCCGGTACGCCCCCCAGCGCCATCGGCACCACCTCGTCGAGGTCCGTCACGCGCAGCAGCGGCGTCACCGTGCCCGTCTGGAGGCGGGACATGTCGAGCAGGTTGCCCACCAGGTGGTCGAGCCGGTCGGCGCCCTCCTCGATGGCCTCCAGGAGCTCCGCCCGGTCCTCATCCGACCACTCGACGTCGTCGGAGCGCAGTGACGTCACGGCGGCCTTGATCGCGGCCAGCGGCGTCCGCAGGTCGTGCGAGACGGCCGCGAGCAGCGCCGTACGGATCTTGTTGCCCTCGGCGAGCTTACGGGCCTCCCGCGCCTGGCCGACCAGCCGCTGCCGGTCCAGGACCACCGCGGCCTGCGCGGCGAACGCGGCCAGGACACGGCGGTCCTCGGCCGGCAGGACCCGCCCGGTCAGGGCGAGCGCCAAGTGGTCGCCGATCGGCATGTCGACGTCCGCGTCCTCGGGCCGCGCCGGACACGCCCCGGGCCCGACGCCGCCCGCCCGCGTCCACGGGTCGACGTCGCTGCGCCGCTCCAGCAGCACCACCGAATCCATCGCGAACGTCTCGCGCACCCGCTCCAGCAGGGCGTCGAGCGTGGTCTCGCCCCGCAGGACACTGCCCGCCAGCAGCGACAGCGTCTCGGACTCGGCCCGCAACCGGGCGGCCTGCTGGGTGCGGCGCGCGGCGTGACCGACGA is a window encoding:
- a CDS encoding glyceraldehyde-3-phosphate dehydrogenase; protein product: MTVNDDSFTNWKTREEIAESMIPIIGKLHRERDVTILLHSRSLVNKSVVSILKTHRFARQIAGEELSVTETMPFLQALTTLDLGPSQIDIGMLAATYKTDDRGLSVQEFTAGAVAGATGANKVERSAPRDVVLYGFGRIGRLVARLLIEKAGSGNGLRLRAIVVRGGGEQDLVKRASLLRRDSIHGQFQGTITVDEANGTIVANGNTIKVIYANDPSEVDYTAYGINDAILIDNTGKWRDREGLSKHLRPGIDKVVLTAPGKGDVPNIVHGVNHDTIKPDERVLSCASCTTNAIVPPLKAMDDEFGVLRGHVETVHSFTNDQNLLDNYHKADRRGRSAPLNMVITETGAASAVAKALPELKAPITGSSIRVPVPDVSIAILSLRLGRETTREEVLEYLRDVSLHSPLKRQIDFTTAPDAVSMDFVGSRHASIVDAGATKVDGDNAILYLWYDNEFGYSCQVIRVVQHVSGVEYPTYPAPAV
- a CDS encoding helix-turn-helix domain-containing protein, with amino-acid sequence MRRRNPVTGRGKLAGVQKDTAPTPTAALPAASTQTAAMRTAAMPARDPVLARGPWHELPPALAVVLRPRIDEIAADMVDVIREEVLTYRRPLDSALGRDLTAAVRRAVGQFVELTEDPHSPQDHHVHHFRRLGRLEFLNGRTTDSLQAAFRVGARIGGRRYAEIAHSAALPPEVVVPLHEAVLTHIDALSNESVKGFAAARAAAEGGLERSRRALAECLVDQRRAVRREAVEALAAQAGWPLPSAVACLLVHRGAGGRLRALGRDVRFLALPRGADLVLVVPDPESEGLVESLRAAVRGRTAVLGPTVPPRDAWVSLHCARLVLAGRNPAMNQETGDGSGEFVRAGDALVEAHLRQGIHIGRLLGDRTLGALRDLPAGRAARLAETLDALLMSWGRTAPEVARTLGIHPQTARKRLRRLEELFGARLGDPAFRFEALLALRTLALREGSSAPGPSRDGAAVANRAVRKRAV
- a CDS encoding potassium channel family protein; this encodes MAKWLMTLGGAALAMLALRDVFHTLWHPTRHGGLSRRVMTVAWVLSARFGRRRAVGLAGPIGMVVVVALWAATVITGWALLYWPHMPDAFSFAAGLEPERHTGFLDALYISIVTMATLGLGDIAPAEGWLRIIGPLESVVGFALLTATVSWVLGIYPALARRRTVALRIAQLRRAGLHDQRPPTPGACAALQGLAADLAHVCVDFRQYAESYYFHDGDENTSLAANIVYIASVADRIPPDADADTVLARDLLRASLRDLAVTLDERFLHTGGTTRHVLARYAEDHWGTTKS
- a CDS encoding serine protease — its product is MNTASVSRRNILRTLTLAVAVAGGMTPGPDATASAAPLDPEPGTYLLTIRHLDRTGRPTDAYRTTVTGVSGPGADQVAQPHDASGTVTVRLPEGRYMLESSLTAGGGDGGTDWIVQPRLDLDRDTTVTVDARTTAPVDVRPPASSADFLHAGMFVEVTHGDAVRLANLITSTPHLRVAHLGPDAEPGSVRQWYDAYWTTATTGYALGYTFTGTRALTGLTRRPSPQDLATVRIRGAARPGTTGTASVDLQPSAGPTVGVSRTLATPGAATYLVTPGRGTWDLTFTVPGAPGAADNRYTADGVAVRAGGTTTHTFDNAVFGPELTARHGVVRDGDTLTVDVPLLADGDGHVPSSPPYDTASTTLYRDGVRVATRSGMPGHAEFAVPPGRAAYRLTSTVTRQGAPGTATRVTASWTFTSATTTGPTPVPVSVVRFSPPLGPTGTAVADTVFRVPVTVRGAAADGRTHALSVSVSTDGGVSWTRLPVERGAVTIRNPRAGTGVSLRADLTDVAGNTLTQTVVDAYHTR
- a CDS encoding esterase/lipase family protein → MLSNGTTTAAHGRRGRGHARHRRRLAAAATGLAAALGLGLSSLTADRASASPETAAAGTTEQTGPVQTDFVSAFRYSLTHPTAVPAGANDWSCRPGAAHPHPVVLVHGTFENRYANWAGLAPRLKEAGYCVYALNHGGAEGAPLQGTGDIVASAGQLASFVDRVRAATGAAEVDLVGHSQGGLMPRYYIDRLGGAAKVHRLVSLTSPHHGTTLQGMGLLARAVPGADDLFGASCRACEQQIVASDFLRDLNSGEMAHPAVDHTVVTTVHDQVVTPFTSSYLPPSAHVTNHTVQTYCLTNRSDHTTISYDPVAARLVLNALDPAHARRPGC
- a CDS encoding CU044_5270 family protein, translating into MNITPRRRTLRDEEAERPGLTGLLPPPPVPDLPPDRARRLKEALLREAAAAEPPRTRVPRAVRPRLIRYMAPAVACALAIGGAVAVDLRDAPGPTTPVEGGAPEATRLLNRIALAAAKDPRPAVRSEQFVYIESRVAYGAQSAAGGPVTMAAVHTRQVWLSVDGSRPGLLREGGAPDMPLSVPDSGGGSLAYPTHRYVASLPTDPDALLRLIRSETRGDAGRTPSPDADQRAFTAIGDLVAETWAPPRVCAALYKAAARIPGVTVIPAATDAAGREGVAVARTAHGRQTQWIFDRTTYAFLGERTVLTETGEAGPAGTVVGISAVLTKAAVDGAGDKPSTASTKG
- a CDS encoding sigma-70 family RNA polymerase sigma factor — protein: MRNRLRSGDRDALGELYDEHARVVYRYALRVTGDWAEAEDVVSATFLEAWRSRERLRPEGDGLRPWLLGIATNVMRRTARARRRRDVALARLPERGSVPDFVDDLVAHLADAEQLRVAHRALARLRRRDQEVFTLVVWAGLDYAAAAEALGVPVGTVRSRLSRARTRLRALADAESRAERSRTGRARAVPPPAHRAASPAHFAAADASAPGRFTAVRSSSPQEDQG
- a CDS encoding MOSC domain-containing protein, with amino-acid sequence MSTNGTVSAVSSNGEYTFTKPNRDSVTLLAGLGVQGDVHAGVTVKHRSRIAQDPTQPNLRQVHLIHEELFAEVAAAGFTVAPGQLGENITTRGIDLLGLPVGALLRIGDDAVVEVTGLRNPCVQIDAFQDGLLKQVVGRDEDGGIVRKAGIMGIVREGGLVRPGDAIEVELPEGPHRPLDRV